In the Oncorhynchus tshawytscha isolate Ot180627B linkage group LG17, Otsh_v2.0, whole genome shotgun sequence genome, one interval contains:
- the LOC112217272 gene encoding achaete-scute homolog 1a: protein MDITAKMEINVSQQQFIPPSCFFAAAAQSIQLSPTSSQGSGKSASKVKRQRSSSPELLRCKRRLNFAGFGYSLPQQQPHTVARRNERERNRVKLVNNGFATLREHVPNGAANKKMSKVETLRSAVEYIRALQQLLDEHDAVSAAFQSGVLSPNNYPNEMNSMAGSPVSSYSSDEGSYDPLSPEEQELLDFTNWF, encoded by the coding sequence ATGGACATCACAGCCAAGATGGAAATAAATGTGAGCCAGCAGCAGTTCATTCCGCCCTCCTGCTTCTTTGCTGCCGCAGCGCAGAGTATCCAGCTCAGCCCTACCAGCAGCCAAGGGAGCGGCAAGTCAGCATCCAAGGTGAAGAGGCAGCGCTCATCCTCGCCAGAGCTGCTAAGATGCAAGAGGAGGCTGAATTTTGCCGGCTTTGGGTACAGCCTGCCACAGCAGCAGCCGCACACCGTGGCGCGGCGGAACGAGAGGGAGCGCAACAGAGTGAAACTTGTCAACAACGGCTTCGCCACTCTCCGGGAACACGTCCCCAATGGCGCGGCCAACAAGAAGATGAGCAAAGTGGAAACGTTACGGTCCGCGGTGGAGTACATTCGCGCACTGCAGCAACTTTTGGATGAGCACGACGCCGTGAGCGCGGCGTTTCAGTCCGGAGTCCTGTCGCCCAACAACTACCCCAACGAGATGAACTCCATGGCAGGCTCTCCAGTGTCCTCCTACTCGTCCGATGAGGGGTCCTACGACCCTCTCAGTCCCGAGGAGCAGGAACTCCTGGACTTCACCAACTGGTTCTGA
- the itfg2 gene encoding KICSTOR complex protein ITFG2 isoform X3, with amino-acid sequence MVQIAALNELIVGDTSGKLHVYKNDDAKPWITRTCVGMLTCVGVGDICNKGRNFVVAVGAEGWFHLFDLSAVAGAKSDSSSQQEALFSDDQKPCFSQHIPANTKVILISDIDGDGRSELVVGYTDRVVRAFRWEEPTDSSDLSSGQLVLLKKWLLEGQVDSLSVNPDLEGLPELMVSQPGCGFAILLCTWTQQGSSEAGPGEEAPPTPGSEGPSRDIILHLTTGRIHNKNVSTHLIGSISRGSKGDSSKCGLFALCTLDGTLKLMDSSEQLKWSVQVDHQLFSLQKLDVTGDGREEVVACAWDGQTYIIDHNRMVVRFQFDENVNAFCAGQYTCKDGKNSPCLVYVSFNHKIYVYWRVELERMEPTHLLRVLEERPEFKAQLEQLGVGASYMKGPFVMHGILLLHEDVTLFLHYLP; translated from the exons ATGGTGCAAATTGCAGCT CTGAATGAACTTATTGTGGGTGACACCAGTGGAAAGCTGCATGTGTACAAGAACGATGACGCCAAGCCTTGGATCACTAGAACATGTGTGGGCATG CTCACCTGTGTTGGTGTTGGAGACATCTGCAACAAAGGAAGG AACTTTGTAGTTGCTGTGGGTGCAGAGGGATGGTTTCACCTGTTTGACCTGTCTGCAGTGGCAGGAGCCAAGTCAGATTCATCCAGCCAGCAGGAGGCGCTGTTCTCTGACGACCAGAAACcctgcttctctcagcacatTCCTGCCAACACCAAAGTCATCCTTATTAGTGACATAG ATGGGGATGGGCGCAGTGAGCTTGTAGTGGGATACACAGACCGTGTGGTGAGAGCGTTCCGCTGGGAGGAGCCTACCGATTCTTCAGACCTGAGCTCTGGACAGCTGGTCCTGCTGAAGAAGTGGCTTCTGGAGGGACAG GTGGACAGCCTGTCAGTAAATCCAGACCTAGAGGGTCTTCCTGAACTGATGGTGTCCCAGCCTGGTTGTGGCTTTGCCATCCTGCTGTGCACATGGACACAACAGGGCTCCTCTGAGGCGGGGCCTGGGGAGGAGGCTCCACCCACTCCTGGCAG CGAGGGTCCCTCCAGAGACATCATTCTGCATCTGACCACTGGTCGGATCCACAACAAGAACGTTTCCACTCATCTCATCGGGAGCATAAGCAGAGGCTCCAAAGGCGACTCCTCTAAATGCGGCCTGTTTGCCCTCTGTACTCTAGATG GCACCCTGAAACTGATGGACAGTTCAGAGCAGTTGAAATGGTCAGTGCAGGTGGATCACCAGCTCTTTTCTCTGCAGAAGCTGGACGTCACG GGCGATggcagagaggaggtggtggcGTGTGCTTGGGATGGTCAGACCTACATCATCGACCACAACCGCATGGTGGTGCGCTTCCAGTTTGACGAGAACGTCAATGCTTTCTGTGCAG GTCAGTACACCTGTAAGGATGGCAAGAACAGCCCCTGTCTGGTGTACGTCAGCTTCAACCACAAGATCTATGTGTACTGGAGGGTGGAGCTGGAGCGCATGGAGCCCACCCATCTCCTTAGGGTCCTGGAGGAGAGGCCAGAGTTCAAGGCCCAGCTGGAGCAACTGGGAGTGG GGGCCAGCTATATGAAGGGTCCATTCGTAATGCATGGCATCCTGCTTCTGCATGAGGATGTCACACTTTTTCTGCATTACCTTCCCTAA
- the itfg2 gene encoding KICSTOR complex protein ITFG2 isoform X1 has protein sequence MRSLSYVQRVSFDFPGTLFPHAICLGDADNDSLNELIVGDTSGKLHVYKNDDAKPWITRTCVGMLTCVGVGDICNKGRNFVVAVGAEGWFHLFDLSAVAGAKSDSSSQQEALFSDDQKPCFSQHIPANTKVILISDIDGDGRSELVVGYTDRVVRAFRWEEPTDSSDLSSGQLVLLKKWLLEGQVDSLSVNPDLEGLPELMVSQPGCGFAILLCTWTQQGSSEAGPGEEAPPTPGSEGPSRDIILHLTTGRIHNKNVSTHLIGSISRGSKGDSSKCGLFALCTLDGTLKLMDSSEQLKWSVQVDHQLFSLQKLDVTGDGREEVVACAWDGQTYIIDHNRMVVRFQFDENVNAFCAGQYTCKDGKNSPCLVYVSFNHKIYVYWRVELERMEPTHLLRVLEERPEFKAQLEQLGVGASYMKGPFVMHGILLLHEDVTLFLHYLP, from the exons ATGCGGTCCTTGAGCTATGTTCAGCGTGTTAGTTTTGATTTCCCCGGAACCCTTTTCCCTCATGCAATTTGTCTTGGTGATGCGGACAATGACTCG CTGAATGAACTTATTGTGGGTGACACCAGTGGAAAGCTGCATGTGTACAAGAACGATGACGCCAAGCCTTGGATCACTAGAACATGTGTGGGCATG CTCACCTGTGTTGGTGTTGGAGACATCTGCAACAAAGGAAGG AACTTTGTAGTTGCTGTGGGTGCAGAGGGATGGTTTCACCTGTTTGACCTGTCTGCAGTGGCAGGAGCCAAGTCAGATTCATCCAGCCAGCAGGAGGCGCTGTTCTCTGACGACCAGAAACcctgcttctctcagcacatTCCTGCCAACACCAAAGTCATCCTTATTAGTGACATAG ATGGGGATGGGCGCAGTGAGCTTGTAGTGGGATACACAGACCGTGTGGTGAGAGCGTTCCGCTGGGAGGAGCCTACCGATTCTTCAGACCTGAGCTCTGGACAGCTGGTCCTGCTGAAGAAGTGGCTTCTGGAGGGACAG GTGGACAGCCTGTCAGTAAATCCAGACCTAGAGGGTCTTCCTGAACTGATGGTGTCCCAGCCTGGTTGTGGCTTTGCCATCCTGCTGTGCACATGGACACAACAGGGCTCCTCTGAGGCGGGGCCTGGGGAGGAGGCTCCACCCACTCCTGGCAG CGAGGGTCCCTCCAGAGACATCATTCTGCATCTGACCACTGGTCGGATCCACAACAAGAACGTTTCCACTCATCTCATCGGGAGCATAAGCAGAGGCTCCAAAGGCGACTCCTCTAAATGCGGCCTGTTTGCCCTCTGTACTCTAGATG GCACCCTGAAACTGATGGACAGTTCAGAGCAGTTGAAATGGTCAGTGCAGGTGGATCACCAGCTCTTTTCTCTGCAGAAGCTGGACGTCACG GGCGATggcagagaggaggtggtggcGTGTGCTTGGGATGGTCAGACCTACATCATCGACCACAACCGCATGGTGGTGCGCTTCCAGTTTGACGAGAACGTCAATGCTTTCTGTGCAG GTCAGTACACCTGTAAGGATGGCAAGAACAGCCCCTGTCTGGTGTACGTCAGCTTCAACCACAAGATCTATGTGTACTGGAGGGTGGAGCTGGAGCGCATGGAGCCCACCCATCTCCTTAGGGTCCTGGAGGAGAGGCCAGAGTTCAAGGCCCAGCTGGAGCAACTGGGAGTGG GGGCCAGCTATATGAAGGGTCCATTCGTAATGCATGGCATCCTGCTTCTGCATGAGGATGTCACACTTTTTCTGCATTACCTTCCCTAA
- the itfg2 gene encoding KICSTOR complex protein ITFG2 isoform X2: MRSLSYVQRVSFDFPGTLFPHAICLGDADNDSLNELIVGDTSGKLHVYKNDDAKPWITRTCVGMLTCVGVGDICNKGRNFVVAVGAEGWFHLFDLSAVAGAKSDSSSQQEALFSDDQKPCFSQHIPANTKVILISDIDGDGRSELVVGYTDRVVRAFRWEEPTDSSDLSSGQLVLLKKWLLEGQVDSLSVNPDLEGLPELMVSQPGCGFAILLCTWTQQGSSEAGPGEEAPPTPGSEGPSRDIILHLTTGRIHNKNVSTHLIGSISRGSKGDSSKCGLFALCTLDGTLKLMDSSEQLKWSVQVDHQLFSLQKLDVTGDGREEVVACAWDGQTYIIDHNRMVVRFQFDENVNAFCAGQYTCKDGKNSPCLVYVSFNHKIYVYWRVELERMEPTHLLRVLEERPEFKAQLEQLGVDAEDREAVRELVGDTLYGHTLKKQAG; the protein is encoded by the exons ATGCGGTCCTTGAGCTATGTTCAGCGTGTTAGTTTTGATTTCCCCGGAACCCTTTTCCCTCATGCAATTTGTCTTGGTGATGCGGACAATGACTCG CTGAATGAACTTATTGTGGGTGACACCAGTGGAAAGCTGCATGTGTACAAGAACGATGACGCCAAGCCTTGGATCACTAGAACATGTGTGGGCATG CTCACCTGTGTTGGTGTTGGAGACATCTGCAACAAAGGAAGG AACTTTGTAGTTGCTGTGGGTGCAGAGGGATGGTTTCACCTGTTTGACCTGTCTGCAGTGGCAGGAGCCAAGTCAGATTCATCCAGCCAGCAGGAGGCGCTGTTCTCTGACGACCAGAAACcctgcttctctcagcacatTCCTGCCAACACCAAAGTCATCCTTATTAGTGACATAG ATGGGGATGGGCGCAGTGAGCTTGTAGTGGGATACACAGACCGTGTGGTGAGAGCGTTCCGCTGGGAGGAGCCTACCGATTCTTCAGACCTGAGCTCTGGACAGCTGGTCCTGCTGAAGAAGTGGCTTCTGGAGGGACAG GTGGACAGCCTGTCAGTAAATCCAGACCTAGAGGGTCTTCCTGAACTGATGGTGTCCCAGCCTGGTTGTGGCTTTGCCATCCTGCTGTGCACATGGACACAACAGGGCTCCTCTGAGGCGGGGCCTGGGGAGGAGGCTCCACCCACTCCTGGCAG CGAGGGTCCCTCCAGAGACATCATTCTGCATCTGACCACTGGTCGGATCCACAACAAGAACGTTTCCACTCATCTCATCGGGAGCATAAGCAGAGGCTCCAAAGGCGACTCCTCTAAATGCGGCCTGTTTGCCCTCTGTACTCTAGATG GCACCCTGAAACTGATGGACAGTTCAGAGCAGTTGAAATGGTCAGTGCAGGTGGATCACCAGCTCTTTTCTCTGCAGAAGCTGGACGTCACG GGCGATggcagagaggaggtggtggcGTGTGCTTGGGATGGTCAGACCTACATCATCGACCACAACCGCATGGTGGTGCGCTTCCAGTTTGACGAGAACGTCAATGCTTTCTGTGCAG GTCAGTACACCTGTAAGGATGGCAAGAACAGCCCCTGTCTGGTGTACGTCAGCTTCAACCACAAGATCTATGTGTACTGGAGGGTGGAGCTGGAGCGCATGGAGCCCACCCATCTCCTTAGGGTCCTGGAGGAGAGGCCAGAGTTCAAGGCCCAGCTGGAGCAACTGGGAGTGG ACGCTGAGGACAGGGAGGCCGTGAGAGAGCTGGTGGGAGACACACTCTATGGACACACGCTGAAGAAGCAGGCCGGATGA
- the itfg2 gene encoding KICSTOR complex protein ITFG2 isoform X4 → MLNELIVGDTSGKLHVYKNDDAKPWITRTCVGMLTCVGVGDICNKGRNFVVAVGAEGWFHLFDLSAVAGAKSDSSSQQEALFSDDQKPCFSQHIPANTKVILISDIDGDGRSELVVGYTDRVVRAFRWEEPTDSSDLSSGQLVLLKKWLLEGQVDSLSVNPDLEGLPELMVSQPGCGFAILLCTWTQQGSSEAGPGEEAPPTPGSEGPSRDIILHLTTGRIHNKNVSTHLIGSISRGSKGDSSKCGLFALCTLDGTLKLMDSSEQLKWSVQVDHQLFSLQKLDVTGDGREEVVACAWDGQTYIIDHNRMVVRFQFDENVNAFCAGQYTCKDGKNSPCLVYVSFNHKIYVYWRVELERMEPTHLLRVLEERPEFKAQLEQLGVGASYMKGPFVMHGILLLHEDVTLFLHYLP, encoded by the exons ATG CTGAATGAACTTATTGTGGGTGACACCAGTGGAAAGCTGCATGTGTACAAGAACGATGACGCCAAGCCTTGGATCACTAGAACATGTGTGGGCATG CTCACCTGTGTTGGTGTTGGAGACATCTGCAACAAAGGAAGG AACTTTGTAGTTGCTGTGGGTGCAGAGGGATGGTTTCACCTGTTTGACCTGTCTGCAGTGGCAGGAGCCAAGTCAGATTCATCCAGCCAGCAGGAGGCGCTGTTCTCTGACGACCAGAAACcctgcttctctcagcacatTCCTGCCAACACCAAAGTCATCCTTATTAGTGACATAG ATGGGGATGGGCGCAGTGAGCTTGTAGTGGGATACACAGACCGTGTGGTGAGAGCGTTCCGCTGGGAGGAGCCTACCGATTCTTCAGACCTGAGCTCTGGACAGCTGGTCCTGCTGAAGAAGTGGCTTCTGGAGGGACAG GTGGACAGCCTGTCAGTAAATCCAGACCTAGAGGGTCTTCCTGAACTGATGGTGTCCCAGCCTGGTTGTGGCTTTGCCATCCTGCTGTGCACATGGACACAACAGGGCTCCTCTGAGGCGGGGCCTGGGGAGGAGGCTCCACCCACTCCTGGCAG CGAGGGTCCCTCCAGAGACATCATTCTGCATCTGACCACTGGTCGGATCCACAACAAGAACGTTTCCACTCATCTCATCGGGAGCATAAGCAGAGGCTCCAAAGGCGACTCCTCTAAATGCGGCCTGTTTGCCCTCTGTACTCTAGATG GCACCCTGAAACTGATGGACAGTTCAGAGCAGTTGAAATGGTCAGTGCAGGTGGATCACCAGCTCTTTTCTCTGCAGAAGCTGGACGTCACG GGCGATggcagagaggaggtggtggcGTGTGCTTGGGATGGTCAGACCTACATCATCGACCACAACCGCATGGTGGTGCGCTTCCAGTTTGACGAGAACGTCAATGCTTTCTGTGCAG GTCAGTACACCTGTAAGGATGGCAAGAACAGCCCCTGTCTGGTGTACGTCAGCTTCAACCACAAGATCTATGTGTACTGGAGGGTGGAGCTGGAGCGCATGGAGCCCACCCATCTCCTTAGGGTCCTGGAGGAGAGGCCAGAGTTCAAGGCCCAGCTGGAGCAACTGGGAGTGG GGGCCAGCTATATGAAGGGTCCATTCGTAATGCATGGCATCCTGCTTCTGCATGAGGATGTCACACTTTTTCTGCATTACCTTCCCTAA